The Glycine soja cultivar W05 chromosome 9, ASM419377v2, whole genome shotgun sequence sequence AATATTCTACTCACTTTCTTACCAATAATCAAagcttaaataataaaaaggttTAGCGGTTGAAATTAGGGACTCAGGTGAGTCTTCTAAGTATTCAAATCAAATTCAGTCCAACTTAATTAAAATCTAATCATATACGGATTAGGTGATaaattctacttttttttaatagccCAACCCAAATcataaaactaaatttattattatgtataaattaattattaaatacaaaatacattaatttttagttcacataatttagttaaatcatccatgattttttttttgtttttaagttatttttatttatattttgattttgttatattttttcatgctaatataatactttatttctatttaaaataaaaatatcattttagctttgaaatcattaattctattaattaaatattatcataatttgatttttttttagtatatttagtcattacatattttcaaaattttaaacaaataaattattattctaaaaaattaatcttacaaaaatatagaataatttttcaatatttaaacttaattaattcaatccatGATTGGATTGAGTTGGATGAACATGTAAGAAAATTATACAAACTCAATCCAATCTAACCCATTAAATTTTGATCGAGTTGGATAACGGGTTTAATTAAACTCAATCTACTTTAACCCATGAATATTCTAGTTGAGATGACCAAAAGGGTGAAAATGGGAACAGGAAAGAAAAATTGTGAGGTTATTGAGGTAAAGATCCATGAGGAACTCGATAACTAGCATAATTTCCTTGTTACTTCAGTTTTCTGCGAGTTTTAAAATTTCTCCTTTGTTTTAACTCTGAGATATCACCCTAcactgaaaattttaaaatgagttttCAAATGTTCATGAAGCAATTTTGCCTTAAAAGCATTTTTTTGCTTTCAATGTGTAAATGCAATATTGATTATCGACGAGTTGTTACGATCATTAAGTGGTTATCTCAGCCTTTGTCGTCCAAAATCATCCAAAATATGGACAAATAGAGGAAGCGATTAGAATGTTTGGTTGGTTATGGTATGAGCACAACCATTGTTCTCTCCGAAGAGCAGCATAAGTGTTGGTGATGGTTTACTTTTTCTAATCATTGATAAAAGCACAACACAGAGTTGAGATGCTTCTAACACAACATGGTAGTATATTTGCCAATCTGCttctcttaaaataatttaattttatggcTAAACTTAATTATACTAAAGCTTCCTCTGTGAATATATGTAATCTTCGTTACTTTTTTTCAGCCTTCTTCATACCCACCATTTTGATCAAGCAGCTGGTTAAGATCATATTCTTCACTAGCGGATAAATATATGAAATCATGCGTTGTTGTGAAGCTTCATCGCACCTTtgtttataatgaaaaaaagaagataaatatatGAAATCAGTACTTGTGTATTGCACGgaattaatattcttaaaaaaaaatgagatcttcatatataattaattatgttattgcTTTATAATAACCATGAAAATAGAGCCattgaatatttaatatttgtttccAATGCTTGAATCTTCCATGGTACAAACTAGAGAGTCCAAAGAACCCTAAAAGGTCTTTGTTTTTTTTCGTGTTTATAGGTGCTTGGACACACAAACTTGCAACTTTTACATAACAATGAACTAGGAGCATGTACTATGGTACTAGCGTGCAAATAACAGAGGCTAGAAGATGCCAATAAATGTAATGCAGGATTTACAAATTACGATAAATTCAAATTGGACCAATGAATGTAGCCAGTAGGCCGAATAAGAAGGGCATAAATGTGGGGTACAATATTTTGGTCAGGACCtgtttaggaataattatttttaaaagaatttaattatttttttttttggtacccCATCAAACATTCTACTATGTACTATAAACTACTTGTCTGCTCAAATGGGATGCAAGAACCCTAATTTGCTTGGAAGTAGTGGGCCCATTATGATGAAGTAGCTGTTGACTACTTCCATGACCATCTAAAAGCTTGGGCAGGTTTCCAAACCATACTTATTAGTTATTAGTATTACTATGTACTGTATTTTAGTTGGAGGTTTACACATATATGTAATGTCATTGCCATTATTAATAATGACTAGACCAATTAATTCATGGTTCATGCCTGACCACATATATCTTGAGAAATTATCAAAGCAACCCATGACATGATTCTAGTAATCGTGAGGGCCTACTGTCTTAAATGTCAAGTTTTAAACTGCCACTTCACGTAAATATAGACataataatcaataattaattgatattataagGCATTTTAATCGTCAATAAAACACGTCTATACTTGCATCATTTTAGAAATCGGCAATCATTTTGTATGTGAATAATAATCTTAGCCATGTATTTTCCCCAccattattatacataaatacaTAATGCATATATTTATACTCATGACCACTTTTTTTAAATCAccccataataataataaccactagcatattttttttggtaaataataaCCACTAATATATAGTTATGAAAGTTACTTCCTTTCCACACTGTTTAATTATACCTTAGAGAAGTCGcgtggattaaaaaaaaaaaaactgaactgTCAATTGAAGATATAAAATTAAGTAacttaataggaaaaaaaaacaaaaagaaaaagaaattgagaAGTAGACATAACATGAATAGGTATGTAGTCGTCTCCCAAATTTAACACATATCCCTGTTCTTGTTCTCATTCTTAACGGGTATGATTTTTGGttcttcattatcataatcaGCTGGTATTAGATATAGTCATGCCTTATccgttcttataattaaaaaaaattaaaaaaagaatgaaataataACATTTGATTCTCTATAAAAAGTATCACCGTATATAAAAAAGgctttataaataataacaaaaaattaattaagtaatatatgttacataaaatagaaataattaagTTATTATACATATCAGATATGAGTATGAGATggatatatacatatttatccTTGTTCCATActcgattttaaaaattaaatattattcataCCCGTATTCATCACCTATCAAAGTGAGAATTTTCTTTCAAACTCAGAACGAAGTAGATAAGAGGATACCATGAGTATGAATTTGTTTCTCATGCCTGACGAGAAGATATGAAAATGTATAAGCATGAAGCTGCCGTAATAAAGCACTGGATTTCGTCGATCTtttttaacatctcataacgaCAATAATTGATGTAACAAAAAGTTATAAGTTTCCCTTTAGTCAAAGACGTGTATATagtaataattaacaaaatcaaaacCAGTGTCGGGGAAGATATTTgggcataaattaatttaataattgctttgattaatttattttatgattgaaATCTTCTtgagaagttttttttaaaaggctttGCTCAAAATATATCACggataaaacaaacataaaaaatgggaGATGTGGGAGGAAGACAGCTATatatcaagtattttttttaattttaattctaaattttttaacattagtttatttaagaaaaatgtttttaatgattatttatgaacatctctttatgattaaaaaattgaatattaaataaaaattaaaaatcttatttaatattttaatttgatataaaaagtaaaacatcgttacaaaatgaaaattaaggaTATATAGTATCGTAAAAAGAAGAATACGGGCAGagaatgttttcatttttaaatgagAGAGTGAATTTATTATAAAGCAATGGTACAACTATCATAATACAACCCTATATATTTGGAAATACTGTCCTCAATAAACTTTGGTCATGATGTTAGATGTGAGGGGGAATATAATTTCAGCAAAGGTTacgaagaatagaaaagaaaagcacaTCAATTAAAGTGCTGCATGCACAATAAACTAATCAGGTTGGTACATGGATTCTCAGAAAGAATTACTGACAATCTTCATGAAAAGGCACATGGTCGGTTCGTAAATTGGTTAGGACACTGTATAATAATAACAAGATCTTATTTCGAAActcaaaagaaattgaagataatGATCACTATTATCATGATCATATGTTATTGAGATCATGAAGTTCATCATGTCCATCGACATCATCCCTTAGTCATAACATCATTTGGGTTGGACTtggaccaaaaaaataataatcaaggaAATTGCTTTTAGCTTAtgttcatacattttttttatgatagctAGTTGATCAAGATTGACACACTTGGGTGGCACCAAAACCAAaccattcatttttttccctcTGTCTTGTTGCTTCTTAGTGCTAATTAAAGACTTTTTGATAATGGTTACCCCATATTCTTTCAGCTGATCGAAGGGATTGGTGAAGGGTCCCTTAATGTCCTTGTCTAATTCTATGACATGAAATAAAATCATCTGGGGACCCCAGGGAAGCTAAACAATCCATGCACGAGTGAATAAACAGGagcagagagagagaagaggctTCACGCATGAATGATTAGCCAAAAATAAAAGGACAAAATTCATTTGCAGTTACATATAAGTCCTTTTAGTATTATTTTCGAATCAAAGTTAAAGTTTTATCTcgataatttgaaaaataaacattttcattATCAACCCAGTTCATAAATAATTGTTCtgcattattattttctattcaaaataagagttttatatattcaccaaaaaaatatataaaagttttataTAGGTAATttgcataataaatattttcgtTAATAATGAAGTTTAAACACAGTTGatagataataaaatttattaaatatgttaataagAATTTGAATCTTAATCGcgtatttaagtaatttttacatctcaaaagaattaatttctgaatgtaagttaaaaaaaaatatccttattATAAAGATTTCCATTAAAAATcagtataaattattaaaataaaattccaaaTTCTAACCATTGTGATTGAAAAATAGTAGGAGAAAAACACCTCCAAAATGAAACCATACAGTGACAGGGATGAGAAAGAGAAATGTTTGTCTGTGTTTGGCTTCAGAAGAAACCAAAAGAGAGAAGTCAGAGCAATCTCATCAGGGTTGATGTAACAAACGGCACAGAAGTGGACACGTGGCCAACATGCACACAAGGGTGGCCAAGGCATATATAGGGCctaatagaagaagaagaatatccCTAGGTTTAGTATAGTGGGGGGAAGCATGATGATGAATGCACAGTGTATCTTTCACCTATGTTTGAGACTAGGCCCCACTCAAGCTTCTTTTCAATTAGTATAGGAGAGAGCACTCCAATGCCTTAACCCACTTGCATTGCATGCTTTTTGTGGTTTAATCATACAACACCAATTTTTGAAGCTGTTCTTGAGGTGAAGACTCAAGACTCAAGACAAGACttgtttatcaattttttttttctttctccctctctatATTGCATTCCAGTATCTGCTACTATTCAAAGGaatataatatatcatggcATGCTTTTGATACATTACTATGTTGACTAATTCCAAAGGAACCactccttctctctctcttttcaatGTTGTACTCTATAGCACTCTTGGTTAGGAGACATTGTGGTGTAGTACTCGTTTTCCTTCACTTGGTGTTGGTGCCTTCCCTGGTTGGTTCTACTTCTACCACACGAGTCTTTTTAAGCTATAGCATAACCCTCTCTCTATTTATTTGTCTCTGAGGATTACTTGCATGAAACTAGTAAAGCATTCTTCACTTGTCCATGCAGATATGCTTTCTTTCTGACTTTAGTTTAGGCCACCACCACATATCAAAAACTGATGCTTCTGCTTCATCtactttcttcattttgtgcAGTTACTTAGGAACTGCAGCTTTTTCAGTTGTGAATGCTTTTTTTCTGGTTCCTATCATTCAAGTATCATCAATGATATGTTCACGGGGTACGTTTTCTGctttctttacttcttttttttttttaagttcttttGACATTTTCCAATGCAATTGTTTAGTGTTTTGTTGAGAGGCCTAATTGTGAAAGCATAGGGAGATAAGTAGGGGGGGCTAGGGAGGAATTTGATTAAAGCATTTTTTGTTTGACTTACCACTTCACAACCAGTTAAAAGCCTTTTTCATTCTGTTATAAAGATGAAGAGCACTTTTGTcagatataaatttgtttttctgaAAAAGCAGCAAACAGCGTAGGTTCTGTTGGCTTAAAAAATTCCAagagaaaaaagacaaaaaggaAAATGGTAAAACCATCTTGTGAAGGGTGTGAAGTGAGAGGAGAGTGACTAGTATAGAACTTTTATCAATTGGAGATGAGAAGAAGAACCACATAATTGGCTAAATGCCATTCCAAGAATCATATAGGGATGTCATTGATTCTGTATTTAGCAAAGGTAGCTGAAATTAACTATGCACTTTTTCTGAATTTTGGCGGTGATTATGGAATATTGGGATCTGTGAGAGTTATTACCTCTAAGAAAAAAGGTGCCTTGTAAGATTCCTGCTGCCATATTATTTGGAAGAAAAACATGAAGCACTTTTTTTTGCGTGTCTTGTTGAAAGTAATATAGGTGCTGTGCCACAAACACGGTGCTTTTTGCTTTGCCTCCACTTGTCTGTGAAAGCATCGACCAAACGGTATGTCAGATTTTAACAAATGAACGGTGGAAAAGGCCTCACAGAAGTAGCACTAATGTATCATAATCCTCAACCTTAAGAAGCATTGTATAGGTTCTTTATTTcccttatattatatatgaaactTGTCTAAAGAGTAGCCTTTGTGAAATTAATAATTCTGAGCTTTCAGAAATtgggaagaaaaagagaaataataatggaagaaagaaaaagttgtCTTCCGTTTTTCTTGGTTCCTATGTGCTTAATAAAGGGTAGGATAATTGAGAAGACCATACATTGGATGAGGACCAATGCTGACCAATTATAAGTttcaatagaaaataaaaaagtctaCATTAGTTTATATATAGTTCTTTGGAGACACAAGGAAAGCGACTAAGCAAAGTAACCTCACAAAAATGATGCATGGATTATATTTGTATTATCTTAGGAAGCATTGACCAGTGGTCACAATTAGCTTGGTGTATCATTTTCTCTCGGATTTTCATACTATTTTCTTAACATAATCAAGCATACTTATATATATGGAATCAAAAGTTTCTTCTGGAAAGATCTCAGTATGTTTTAGTACGTATTTGCTCTGGATTTATATACGCTTATGATCCAAACAGTGACGTACTTTTAaagctatattattttttttttggtcttagATAATAGTTAATCTTCAACTTCCAAACACAGGAGCCATTAGTCAAGGTAAAAAATATGCTTTGTTGCATAAAGGCATATTTTTTCGATGCTGCTGCTTCTTTCTTCAATTATCCTTTTTTTGAGGGTTGGATGAGTATTCACTATTCAGtacacaaaataatgaaaatattcatctaTAAAACTCACTCAGCATATTATGTGTGCGTGTTTGTGTCTATGTAATTAGTTCTCAGACAATTATCCATTATGGATCATCACAATAAATAACTCTTCAATAGCATTTAATTTACTATACTCTCTTCATTCTCAAATTAGTGCCACTTTAGAGTACTGTACAAGGATTAAGGAAACGATCAATTATTCTAATACTGTGAGAAAAAAGCACAATAGGACAAAATTGTCCTTTTCTTGAAAGTATATGTTACCAATTTATGCTTtcttgagaggagaagggaaaGCTGGAAAACAAAGGTAATAAATGCTTTCTTGGCAGTGAAAAACAACAGattattttgaacaaaaaaGCTTTTCGGTAGTAACATTTATTTGAGAATGGAGGGAATATGCATTGTTAAGAAGTGTGTAAAAGGAAGTAATGTTATATCTACACTTTGTTAGTAATGTTTTAGTTATTGGTTACCAATGTTTATCATATGATTAACAAACTACTCATGCATTTACCAACAgtaaacattatatatatatatatatatatatatatatatatatatatatatatatatgataaacaaTTGGCCCACGTACAAGTCATTGGATTCAGAGTCATATTTGATATCACATATCACCTAATTTCCTCTAGAATACCAGCAAAGAAAAACTATAGTATTAATAAGGTATTGAAATGGATATGCATCAGTTAGGAGATTCAATGTAGCTCAATTTAGATTAGTCGGGAAACCCACTAGAATTGGCCTAATGGTGTGGGGTTTGAGTAGTATATACAAAATCTTAGGTTCAAACTTTGTTGtcatcatttgaaaaaaaaaatcatattagtcAGGATCCAAAGTGACATACCAAGGTATgagaccaaaaagaaaaaaaataggtatGCATCGGTTCTGAGATTCACTTTGAGGATTTATCCAATAACAAAATCCTAAAGTTGGTTTTGGATGTAAAGATGATTTTCTTCTCCAAAATCCAATTGAGCAGTGGAACCAAGTATTGGTTCTAGATATTTATCCACACTAATTTTCTAAGCTATACGTATAAATTACAACACTTTTGCAGTTTGTAGGAAAATTCAAATGTATGCTGTTTGCTGCATTATACTTCAGAAGAGTAATtgagtttttactttttacttttgCCAATCAACATATTTAGAGTAGAAAAAAGATGCTGATGTGTGCAATAATTTAAGTTAACTTTAAATCATGTTGTTGCTTTATCCAAAATGCATTTCCGAGAAAGAAATATGTGCAGACATTATTGGAGAGTTTGGTTCAAATCCCTTTaggatcatttgaatattttgcCCAAATGGAATGTAtaacttataataataatagaggGCGTCTTTTTTCCCCATATCAAGTGATCACCTGAGAGACAAAGCTCTAGAAAAACCATGTGGTATTGACTTTGTCGGACAGCTGCAAGTTCAGGGACTTATGTAACAGTTTATGTTATTATAAGGGGACATTGATATTAGCATTTTCCATTATCAGTTTCCTTGTTCTTCTCTTGTTGACATAGTTTTCCCTTTctcaaaatttgaagaaaacaaTACAGATGAGTTGCATAACATTATAAGTCATCAGTATTCAAATTATTAAGTTCTTCAGTTTCTTATTAGTTGTTGTGGGCATAAGGATCAGAAATCTGGTGTAACTTCCAAAGGTATTCTTCATCCacctaattttatttattagctTCACCTACTTAGTTCAGCTTGAAGTTGGAAGTAACTTCCAAAGGCACCAGGGTAGAGACAAATTTGCATCAATGCATGGCATCTAGCATAAGTACTTCTCAATACAGTTTACTGTTTTGCATCAATGCATGGTATCTAGCATAAGTACTTCTCTGTACAGTTACTGTTCTGTGTACTCTTTCTCAGTGCATGAAGGCAAAAACTGGAATTTATtgtctcttcttttatttcatcTGTAGATGAGGACACCACATCTATAAATTGAAGTTCTTGCAGAGTTATATGCAAATAAATGAGGTTGTGAGGGTcatttttatatgaaagttGAGGTAAGGCTTTGTTGCATATCTCTTTCTGTTCTTTATTTTCTGGATTTTTCTCATACATAGTAGTATGAAGAATGATATCATGTGAATTCATGTCCTGGTCTTCAAGCTTCATCTATAGTGATTTCTTCACTCTCTCCTCCAGTTCTTAGTTTGTTTGCTTGAAATAGAAGATGCTACTGCCATGTTGGGGTGTTGCATAATCATGAACCAAAACCATGATATAATCCATGTATGCATGTTCACCAATATCTTGCAACAACTAAAAAACCTTTTGATTCACACCTGAAAAAGGGACAAAGGGTTTAATATAAAACACATgatgttctctctctctctaattatTTTATGGGATCTGTAGCATCATTGAAGTTGTAGTGTTCAGAATTTGTGCAGGCTTTCAAGTAGAGGTTTTTTTCTTGACCATTGGGTATATATCACAATAAGTAGATATGAAGTTCATGAAACTTGGAACAAGACCAGATACTTTTTACAGTGAACAAGCTACCAGGTATTTATATAGATATTTGGTCCAAGAGTGGTACACAAACTATTTtccctctatatatatatatatatattcataaactAACGtatattatcataatcataaatgCAGGAGTCTTGTTTCAGATATACCAGCTGATCTTGTGATAAAAATCTATGACACTACTTATCTGCTACACAAGGTATTAGAATTAGATTGAGTGTGATGTGtgcataaaagaaaataacaaacttaATCTTGGTTCATTTACAATTCTATTTATGTGTGCTACAGTCTTCACTTCTCCCAAAATGTGGCCTTCTACAAAGACTTTGCTCAGATTCTAGTGGTTCTGAGAATGTTCCTCTAGAGCTTCATGATATGCCTGGAGGGGCAGATGCTTTTGAACTCTGTGCTAAGTTCTGCTATGGAGTTTCAATCAACATCAGTGCTCATAACTTTGTACCTGTACTTTGTGCTGCTAGACTCCTCCAAATGAACGAGTCCATTGAGAAGGGGAACTTTGTAAGCAAACTTGAGGCTTTcttcaattcatgcattcttgAAGGATGGAAAGACTCTATTGCAGCACTACAGGCCACTGACAAGTTACCGGAGTGGTCTGAGAATCTTGGCATAACAAGAAAATGCATTGATTCAATTATTGAGAAAATTCTCACACCCCCACCACAGGTAAGGAACTCAAgaccataatttttttcacatttctAAGATTGGTGCTTGgaacattgtttttcttaacAACGATGATTATGTGCAGGTCAAATGGTCCTACACCTACACTAGGCCTGGTTATACCCGAAAACAGCATCATTCAGTCCCAAAGGATTGGTGGACTGAGGATGTGTCCGATCTTAACATAGATCTTTTCAGGTGCATATTAATGGCTATTAGATCAACATATGTGCTCCCACCACAGCTTATTGGTGAAGCCTTGCATGTCTATGCCTGTAAGTGGCTACCCGGCATCACAAAGCTTAAAAGTTCATTCAATTCAGCAACACAAACAGAAGAATCTAAAGCAGTGAGCCGAAAAATTCTGGAGACAATTGTGAGCATGATTCCTGCTGATAGAGGGTCAGTTTCAGCTGGCTTCTTGTTAAGGCTTCTCAGCATTTCAAGCCCTCTTGGTGTCTCCCCAGTGACCAAAACAGAACTGATAAAGAGAGCCAGCATACAGTTTGAGGAGGCAACAGTGAGTGACCTCCTTTATCCTTCAACATCCCCTTTGGACCAAAACTTTTATGACACGGAGTTAGTCCTAGCAGTGTTGGAAAGTTACTTGAAGTTTTGGAAAAGAATCTCCCCTGGTGCTGTGGATAACAGGCACTTGATAAAATCAATCAGAAATGTTGGTAAGCTCATTGATTCCTATCTTCAAGTGGTGGCAAGGGACGATAATATGCCAGTGTCAAAGTTTGTCTCCCTGGCTGAAACTGTGCCGGCTATTGGCCGATTAGAGCATGATGATCTCTACCAGGCTATCAACATCTATCTTAAGGTGAATTGTCCATGCAATGTCTTAAACAATGTCTacactttgtttaattttcatggTAACTTTATTGGATACATATCAGATGCTCATGAAACACAAGATACTTCAGCACCTTTTGAGATACACACTGTTCGCATCAAAATACTGAAGTTATTAAATTGGCATTAAACATTTATacctgtttggataaacttctcaatAAACACTtatagaagaataaaataagaagataaaattaattaagcttatgtcataaattaaaattagcttatgcataaaataatttatgcaaaTTCTCTCATTTAGCTTCTCCTAAAGctgattttaagtttttaacttaattcattttatctttttttttcctatatataCTTATTGAGGAGTTTATCCAAATAAAGTCTTAAATTAGCTTATAGTGCATTCATGATGTGACTTCCGTTCAATGCTTACACAGGTGCATCCAGACCTGAGCAAAGCAGACAAAAAGCGCTTGTGTGGGATTCTGGAGTGCCAAAAGCTGACCCCAGAAGTGCGTGCACATGCAGTCAAAAATGAATTTCTGCCGTTGAGAACTGTGGTGCAGCTCCTCTACTTTGAACAagaaaaagattcaaaggaaaCCACTAGTTCCAAGCTGCAAAAGTCACATGATCTACTTCTAGGAGCAAAGAAGAGACCAGCCACTAGAGATAGCCATGGCAAGCGATCTTTAGTAAACAAAGAAGAAGTCACAAGAAGAATCTCCCATGCTGAAAGTAGAGAAAAGGGTCAAcacaaaactaaaagatcaGATGGTAAGTTGGCATTGGACTTGGAAAAAAAGATGGCTATAAGAGGAGACACTGAAGATATAATAGGGTCAGAAAAGTTAAGGGGAGCCAAAGATGAAAGAATGTCAAGCAGCAACTCAGACTTGGATACTAAGAAAAACATACAAAGGGCAAGAAGCAAAAAATCAGAACATGGCCGTGAAAAGGGAAGATAGAGATAATAGTGATTATACTCTTTGAAACACTCAGAGCAATCTTCATTTCCCTATATATGAACTTAGTAGCCTCTATTCTTATCATTTCTTTTTTACACATGTCATAAATGTAAGCAAGGTATTGTCCTTTATAGTATCTATAACTGTTAAAGAGTTATATTTATCAAAGAGGTCATTGCAACAAATACAGTTGACTTCTCTCAGATTGATACTATTTTCATCACATTTCAATTGCCTtatataaaaaggaataaaaccCATTATTGTGCTTGTGGCAGTGGCAGAGGAAAATGAACAAGTTTAGCCATTTAGA is a genomic window containing:
- the LOC114368666 gene encoding BTB/POZ domain-containing protein At5g47800-like codes for the protein MKFMKLGTRPDTFYSEQATRSLVSDIPADLVIKIYDTTYLLHKSSLLPKCGLLQRLCSDSSGSENVPLELHDMPGGADAFELCAKFCYGVSINISAHNFVPVLCAARLLQMNESIEKGNFVSKLEAFFNSCILEGWKDSIAALQATDKLPEWSENLGITRKCIDSIIEKILTPPPQVKWSYTYTRPGYTRKQHHSVPKDWWTEDVSDLNIDLFRCILMAIRSTYVLPPQLIGEALHVYACKWLPGITKLKSSFNSATQTEESKAVSRKILETIVSMIPADRGSVSAGFLLRLLSISSPLGVSPVTKTELIKRASIQFEEATVSDLLYPSTSPLDQNFYDTELVLAVLESYLKFWKRISPGAVDNRHLIKSIRNVGKLIDSYLQVVARDDNMPVSKFVSLAETVPAIGRLEHDDLYQAINIYLKVHPDLSKADKKRLCGILECQKLTPEVRAHAVKNEFLPLRTVVQLLYFEQEKDSKETTSSKLQKSHDLLLGAKKRPATRDSHGKRSLVNKEEVTRRISHAESREKGQHKTKRSDGKLALDLEKKMAIRGDTEDIIGSEKLRGAKDERMSSSNSDLDTKKNIQRARSKKSEHGREKGR